The following coding sequences lie in one Stenotrophomonas rhizophila genomic window:
- a CDS encoding DUF3772 domain-containing protein: MFCAWLSVAPLALAQGDDAAADDPIVQLAQAGKDLKQIQAALDSADTPDTLKTLSDRALAVQRDADAARNALQPQLEQVDARVAQLGEVAEGTTEARDITAQRKALNQQRSDLASAIARAKLLAGDAKQVGADIEKMRVTQFSEDLARKVNSPLSPSLWKQFAVHVPADYSRLVVLYRLGETAARKAIAEHGWGAPLTGLALALLMFFPLRLWLRAVGRRYAASERAPDGRLRRSGLAVWLLAVGTLLPGFAAVVLVAALDSIGAIPPRLEQLALHFQVATFVAAFITALSACLLVPKRPSWRLLSLDDSAAWRLRKYAWGAAGLTFLSILLVEINRASRTSEITTVAVDGLIAITYMALIVAILVSLARLHRRQTDEAQAKLDAQVDAGAKQPKAPVRKSGWIVLARLAGHVVVAAAVIATLLGYLNLALFVAQQLVWGAVVLLAASLLLKFADDLSLWLLSPTSRVGKSIVLTTGLNDAKVEQAGVLLSAVLRIGVILLAVLALTAPFGNLNTFFSAMDSLSNGLTIGTTTLKPSSVLYAVLAFLVVWAVMQAFQNWLTNTYLPKTDLDAGARNSISTVTRYLGIIAAVLWGLTALGIGFEKLALVVSALSVGIGFGLQAITQNFVSGLILLAERPVKIGDWVKLGDQEGDIKRISVRSTEIQVGDKSTLIVPNSELITKTIRNMTMGNAQGRIQIQFAVPLSTDVAAVRQILLDCYSEHVGVLAEPAPSVFIDSIANGQVAINSFAYVSGPRAVYGVRSDLYFTMLQKFAAAHIALSSPTDIHLVRDPAAPQE, translated from the coding sequence CCGGCAAGGACCTGAAGCAGATTCAGGCGGCCCTCGACAGTGCCGATACCCCCGATACGCTCAAGACCCTGTCCGACCGCGCATTGGCCGTACAGCGCGACGCCGATGCGGCGCGCAACGCCCTGCAACCGCAGCTGGAGCAGGTGGACGCCCGCGTGGCCCAGTTGGGCGAGGTAGCCGAAGGCACCACCGAGGCGCGCGACATCACCGCCCAGCGCAAGGCGCTGAACCAGCAGCGCAGCGACCTGGCTTCGGCCATTGCACGGGCCAAGCTGCTGGCCGGCGACGCCAAGCAGGTGGGCGCGGATATCGAGAAGATGCGCGTCACCCAGTTCAGCGAGGACCTGGCGCGCAAGGTCAACTCGCCGCTGTCGCCCTCGTTGTGGAAGCAGTTCGCGGTGCACGTGCCGGCCGACTATTCGCGGCTGGTGGTGCTGTACCGCCTGGGCGAGACCGCGGCACGCAAGGCGATTGCCGAACACGGCTGGGGCGCGCCGCTGACCGGGCTGGCGCTGGCGCTGCTGATGTTCTTCCCGCTGCGGCTGTGGCTGCGCGCCGTTGGCCGCCGCTATGCCGCCTCCGAGCGCGCACCCGACGGCCGCCTGCGCCGGTCCGGGCTGGCGGTGTGGTTGCTGGCGGTGGGCACGTTGCTGCCGGGGTTCGCGGCGGTGGTGCTGGTGGCTGCGCTGGACTCCATCGGGGCAATCCCGCCGCGGTTGGAGCAGCTGGCGCTGCACTTCCAGGTGGCCACGTTCGTGGCGGCCTTCATCACCGCGCTCAGCGCCTGCCTGCTGGTGCCCAAGCGGCCGTCCTGGCGCCTGCTGAGCCTGGATGACAGCGCGGCATGGCGGCTGCGCAAATACGCCTGGGGCGCGGCCGGGCTGACCTTCCTGAGCATCCTGCTGGTGGAGATCAACCGCGCCTCGCGCACCAGTGAGATCACCACGGTGGCGGTGGACGGCTTGATCGCGATCACCTACATGGCGCTGATCGTGGCCATCCTGGTGTCGCTGGCGCGCCTGCACCGTCGCCAGACCGACGAGGCGCAGGCCAAGCTGGACGCGCAGGTGGACGCCGGGGCCAAGCAGCCCAAGGCGCCGGTGCGCAAGAGCGGCTGGATCGTGCTGGCGCGGCTGGCCGGGCACGTGGTGGTGGCCGCGGCGGTGATCGCCACGCTGCTGGGCTATCTCAACCTGGCGCTGTTCGTGGCCCAGCAGCTGGTGTGGGGCGCGGTGGTGCTGCTGGCCGCCTCGTTGCTGCTCAAGTTCGCCGACGACCTGTCGCTGTGGCTGCTGTCGCCTACCAGCCGGGTAGGCAAGAGCATCGTGCTGACCACCGGGCTCAACGATGCCAAGGTGGAACAGGCCGGCGTGCTGCTGTCGGCGGTGCTGCGCATCGGCGTGATCCTGCTGGCGGTGCTGGCGTTGACCGCGCCGTTCGGCAACCTCAATACGTTCTTCAGCGCCATGGACTCGCTGTCCAACGGGCTGACCATCGGCACCACCACCCTCAAGCCCAGCAGCGTGCTGTATGCGGTGCTGGCCTTCCTGGTGGTGTGGGCGGTGATGCAGGCCTTCCAGAACTGGTTGACCAACACCTACCTGCCCAAGACCGATCTGGATGCCGGGGCGCGCAACTCGATCAGCACCGTCACCCGTTACCTGGGCATCATCGCGGCGGTGCTGTGGGGGCTGACCGCGCTGGGCATCGGCTTTGAAAAGCTGGCGCTGGTGGTCAGTGCGCTGTCGGTGGGTATCGGCTTCGGCCTGCAGGCGATCACCCAGAACTTCGTGTCCGGCCTGATCCTGCTGGCCGAGCGCCCGGTGAAGATTGGCGACTGGGTGAAGCTGGGCGACCAGGAAGGGGACATCAAGCGGATCAGCGTGCGCTCCACCGAGATCCAGGTGGGCGACAAATCCACCCTGATCGTGCCGAACTCCGAGCTGATCACCAAGACCATCCGCAACATGACGATGGGCAATGCGCAGGGGCGCATCCAGATCCAGTTCGCGGTGCCGCTGAGCACCGACGTGGCGGCGGTGCGGCAGATCCTGCTGGACTGCTACAGCGAACACGTGGGCGTGCTGGCCGAGCCGGCACCGTCGGTGTTCATCGATTCGATCGCCAACGGCCAGGTGGCGATCAACAGCTTCGCCTACGTGTCCGGCCCGCGCGCGGTGTATGGCGTGCGCAGCGACCTGTACTTCACGATGCTGCAGAAGTTCGCGGCGGCGCATATCGCGCTGTCCTCGCCGACCGATATCCATCTGGTCCGCGATCCGGCCGCGCCGCAGGAGTAG